The following proteins are co-located in the Pseudarthrobacter siccitolerans genome:
- a CDS encoding DUF6993 domain-containing protein, whose protein sequence is MRLTPDHRQKTTAGTGSAAPAEVAPAALSPTFVWPSAARRLLAATAAGALLVGLSGCVSGTTPGVQPGSGEAAPAATSTGAALAGSAPTATETAAAGPLADTSSAPASTGAEAAATETAKKTVTDALGRLAAGSPKPATAQVADALTGAGIAPAALQVSQSRTPTGLEADAIEAAVLQGKDCIIGQVRDGAVTVTVLPLLASGKCFVGS, encoded by the coding sequence ATGCGGCTTACCCCTGACCACCGGCAGAAGACTACGGCCGGCACGGGATCGGCCGCCCCCGCAGAGGTTGCGCCCGCAGCCTTGTCTCCCACCTTTGTCTGGCCCTCCGCAGCCCGCCGCTTGCTGGCGGCAACCGCTGCCGGTGCCCTGCTGGTGGGGTTGTCCGGCTGCGTCAGCGGAACAACGCCCGGAGTGCAGCCCGGTTCGGGCGAGGCGGCACCGGCAGCCACCTCCACCGGGGCAGCATTAGCCGGTTCGGCCCCGACAGCAACGGAAACAGCGGCCGCCGGACCGCTGGCGGATACCTCCAGCGCGCCGGCCAGCACGGGAGCGGAGGCCGCTGCCACCGAAACTGCCAAAAAGACTGTGACGGATGCGCTGGGACGCCTGGCCGCGGGCTCACCAAAACCGGCCACCGCCCAGGTAGCGGACGCCCTCACCGGGGCGGGAATCGCCCCGGCAGCGTTGCAGGTTTCGCAAAGCCGTACCCCCACCGGCCTTGAGGCGGACGCCATCGAAGCGGCAGTGCTCCAGGGAAAGGACTGCATCATCGGCCAGGTCCGCGACGGTGCAGTAACCGTAACGGTGCTGCCTCTACTGGCCAGCGGCAAGTGCTTTGTAGGCTCCTGA